The genomic segment GAGCGTAATCGCCTGCTCCATGTTCTGAATCATGGCCATACCGCCTGTTGCAACGGCCTGTTGCAGGTTGGTAACGATGTTAATCATTTTCCTGCCGTCGGTAAATGTCAATGCAACATCGCGGAATACGGCACCCTGCGTTTGGAAAGCATGGTTCAGTACAGGGAACGTCATTTCTGCCAGATGCTTGTTCTTTGCCGTATAGCGCCCGTATACCTCATCATAAAGCATCTCGGCAATGGCAGCGGTGTTGTTTTTAGCAAAGCTCTCGGCTGTGATGGAAACAGTAAGGCCGAATTGTGAAAGCACCGCCAATTTGAAACCTTCGTAGTCGCCTTTGTTGTTCTCGGCAATTTCCTGACAGGTGTCGTAGAACATCGTCATGATGTCTAACGACAGACGCTCGCCAAAGAGTGCATTGCGGCGACGGCGATAAATCACCTCGCGCTGTGCATTCATTACGTCGTCGTATTCCAGCAGGCGTTTGCGCATACCGAAGTTGTTTTCTTCAACTTTCTTCTGGGCGCGCTCGATAGACTTGGTAATCATGGAGTGCTGGATTACTTCTCCCTCTTCCAAACCAAGCCTGTCCATAATGCCTGCAATGCGCTCTGAGCCGAAAAGGCGCATCAGTTCGTCTTCAAGGCTGACAAAGAATTGTGAAGAGCCCGGGTCGCCTTGACGGCCTGAACGACCGCGGAGCTGGCGGTCTACACGGCGGCTTTCGTGGCGCTCCGTACCAATAATTGCCAAACCGCCTGCCTGTTTGGCTTCGGGTGTAGGTTTAATGTCCGTACCGCGGCCTGCCATGTTGGTAGCAATTGTTACCGTGCCGGGGATACCCGCATTGGCAACAATCTCTGCTTCACGGGCGTGCTGCTTGGCGTTCAGTACCTGATGCGGAATTTTGCGCAATTGCAGCATACGGCTGATAATTTCGGAGTTTTCTACCGAAGTAGTACCTACAAGCACCGGCCTTCCGGCTGCCACCAATTCCTGTATTTCTGCCACTACGGCGTTGTATTTCTCGCGAACGGTTTTGTAAACCTTGTCTTCATGGTCTTTGCGGATAACCGGCTTGTTGGTCGGTATTTCCACTACGTCCAATTTGTAGATTTCCCAGAACTCGCCTGCTTCGGTGCTTGCCGTACCGGTCATGCCGGCCAGTTTGTGGTACATGCGGAAGTAGTTCTGCAAGGTAATGGTAGCATAGGTTTGTGTAGACTCTTCTACCTTTACGTTTTCTTTGGCTTCCAATGCCTGATGCAGGCCGTCGGAGTAGCGGCGACCTTCCATCACACGGCCGGTCTGTTCATCTACAATTTTTACTTTGCCGTCCACCAAGATATAGTCCACATCGCGCTCGAAGAGTGTATAGGCTTTGAGCAGTTGGTTTACGCTGTGGATGCGCTGGTTCTTAACGGTGTAGTCGGCCAATACTTGGTCTTTAGCGCGCAGTTTATCGTCTTCGCTCAGCTCGGGGTTGGCATCTATGTTGGCTATTTCAACGCCGATATCGGGCAATACGAAGAAATGCGCATCTTCGCCCGCTTCGGTAATGAAATTGATACCGTTTTGTGTCAGCTCTACCGAATTGTGTTTTTCATCAATTACGAAATAAAGCGGCTTGTCGGCTTCGGGCATCATTTTGGCGTTGTCTTGCAAGTAGAAGTTTTCTACTTTCTGCATTTTTGCTTTAATGCCCGGCTCGCTGAGGTATTTAATCAGCGGCTTGTTGTTGGGCAACCCTCTGTAAGCACGGAATAATGCCAAACCGCCTTCTTCGTCTTTGCCTTCTGCCAATAATTTTTTGGCTTCGTTCAAAAACTTGATAGTCAGTTGCTTTTGGGCTTCTACTAATCGGCTGATGCGTGGTTTGAGTTCGTAGTAGAGTTGCTCGTCTTCGCTGCCTGCGCCGACCGGCCCCGAAATAATGAGCGGCGTACGGGCATCGTCTATCAATACGGAGTCTACCTCGTCCACCATGGCGTAGTGGTGCTTGCGCTGCACCAATTCGGCCACCTCACGCGACATGTTATCGCGCAGGTAGTCAAAGCCAAACTCGTTGTTTGTGCCGTAGGTAATATCTGCCATGTAGGCACGACGGCGCATGGGTGTATTGGGTTGGTGCTTGTCTATGCAATCTACACGCATACCGTGGAACTCAAAAAGAGGCCCCATCCACTCGCTGTCGCGGCGTGCCAGATAGTCGTTTACGGTTACTATGTGTACTCCTTTACCACCCAAGGCGTTCAGGTAGGCGGGCAAAGTCGCTACAAGTGTTTTACCTTCACCGGTTGCCATCTCGGCAATTTTGCCTTGGTGCAACACAATGCCGCCGATAAGTTGCACATCGTAGTGCACCATTTCCCACGTTACCAAATTGCCGGCAGCCATCCATTGGTTGTGCCAAATGGCTTTATCGCCATCAATGGTTACGCCTTGACGTGTGGCGGCAATTTCGTGGTCAAAAGGTGTGGCCGTTACAACCAATTGCTTGTTGGTAGTCCAGCGGAAAGCTGTTTCGCGCACAACGGCGAACGCTTCCGGAAGGATGTTCATCAGCACTTCTTCCAGTTTTTTGTCGTGCTCTTTTTCCAGACGGTCTATCTGTTGGAAAATCTGTTCTTTTTCCTCGATATCCATCGTCGGATTTTCTGCCACTCGCCGGTGTAAATCTGCCAGTTGGCTTCCCAAATCGGACAATTCTCTTGCAATCAGCTCTTTAAAGGCAAAAGTTTTGCCCCGCAGTTCATCATCGCTCAACGATTTGAGCTTGGCATATTCCTGATTGATGGAAGCAACCAGGGGATAAATTTGTTTCAGGTCGCGCTCGGACTTGGTGCCAAACAGTTTGGCGAAACCTTTGGTAAGAAAGTCTAACATAGTAGTTTACAGGTGGTTCAAAAACGTGCCAAACAGCCACCCGACTGACATTTTGGCTGTGAACTCGCAAAGTTACGAATCCGATTTGGGATTTCCTGCCTATTTAACGTATTTGCAATCGGTTAATGAAAACAAAACGCTTCGCGTACCTATTGCTTTATGGAACTGAATTGGATTGACTGGACAGTTATCATCGCTTTTTTGCTCGTTTCGCTCGGGATTGGCCTTCGCTATGCCAAACAGGCAGGCAAGGGAGTAGAAAATTTTTTCTTGGGAGGGCGTAACCTGCCCTGGTGGATTGCCGGAACTTCTATGGTAGCAACTACTTTCGCTGCCGACACGCCGCTGCTGGTAACTGAGTTGGTAGCCAAAAACGGCATCAGCGGCAACTGGCTGTGGTGGAACTTCCTCATCGGAGGTATGCTCTCCACCTTCTTTTTTGCCGACTTGTGGCGACGCGCTAATATCATTACCGATGTGGAACTGGTAGAAAAACGCTACAGCGGCAAGCCTGCCGCCTTCCTGCGCGGCTTCAAGGCGGTCTATCTTGGCATTTTTATGAATGCTGTCATTATTGCATGGGTAAATTTGGCATTAGGCGCGCTGCTCAAAATTTTCTTTAATATCCCCGATAATGAACTCCTTTGGTGGGTTGGCGCTGCCATGCTGATGGTGGTGGTCTACTCGAGCCTTTCAGGCCTGATGGGGGTGGCCATTACCGATTTTGTACAATTTATTATCGCCATGTCGGGATGTATTCTGCTGGCCGTGCTGGTCGTCGGCTCGCAAAAAATAGGCGGCATCAGCGGCATGAAAGCACAACTGCCCGAATGGACACTGCATTTTTTCCCTTCGCTTGATTTTAGCAGTTCGTCTGCCGCAGGTACGACGGCCAAAGCATTCAGCCTTGGTTTAGGCAGTTTTTTGGCATACGTAGGTATGCAATGGTGGGCAAGTTGGTATCCCG from the Rhodoflexus caldus genome contains:
- the secA gene encoding preprotein translocase subunit SecA, which encodes MLDFLTKGFAKLFGTKSERDLKQIYPLVASINQEYAKLKSLSDDELRGKTFAFKELIARELSDLGSQLADLHRRVAENPTMDIEEKEQIFQQIDRLEKEHDKKLEEVLMNILPEAFAVVRETAFRWTTNKQLVVTATPFDHEIAATRQGVTIDGDKAIWHNQWMAAGNLVTWEMVHYDVQLIGGIVLHQGKIAEMATGEGKTLVATLPAYLNALGGKGVHIVTVNDYLARRDSEWMGPLFEFHGMRVDCIDKHQPNTPMRRRAYMADITYGTNNEFGFDYLRDNMSREVAELVQRKHHYAMVDEVDSVLIDDARTPLIISGPVGAGSEDEQLYYELKPRISRLVEAQKQLTIKFLNEAKKLLAEGKDEEGGLALFRAYRGLPNNKPLIKYLSEPGIKAKMQKVENFYLQDNAKMMPEADKPLYFVIDEKHNSVELTQNGINFITEAGEDAHFFVLPDIGVEIANIDANPELSEDDKLRAKDQVLADYTVKNQRIHSVNQLLKAYTLFERDVDYILVDGKVKIVDEQTGRVMEGRRYSDGLHQALEAKENVKVEESTQTYATITLQNYFRMYHKLAGMTGTASTEAGEFWEIYKLDVVEIPTNKPVIRKDHEDKVYKTVREKYNAVVAEIQELVAAGRPVLVGTTSVENSEIISRMLQLRKIPHQVLNAKQHAREAEIVANAGIPGTVTIATNMAGRGTDIKPTPEAKQAGGLAIIGTERHESRRVDRQLRGRSGRQGDPGSSQFFVSLEDELMRLFGSERIAGIMDRLGLEEGEVIQHSMITKSIERAQKKVEENNFGMRKRLLEYDDVMNAQREVIYRRRRNALFGERLSLDIMTMFYDTCQEIAENNKGDYEGFKLAVLSQFGLTVSITAESFAKNNTAAIAEMLYDEVYGRYTAKNKHLAEMTFPVLNHAFQTQGAVFRDVALTFTDGRKMINIVTNLQQAVATGGMAMIQNMEQAITLALIDQYWKEHLREMDDLRQSVQFATLEQKDPLLIYKFEAFELFKNLIGELNSQITAFLFRAMPYDEGQNAVQNAEAMAAMNRQRQQQAKLSANKPQTETVSTRSDNKTAYSTTNRQNVEVTKPVISQKLPGRNDKVTVRYMDGRVVETKFKNVEQDLKDNKCILM